In Apodemus sylvaticus chromosome 8, mApoSyl1.1, whole genome shotgun sequence, one genomic interval encodes:
- the Cldn10 gene encoding claudin-10 has product MASTALEIIAFVVSISGWVLVSSTLPTDYWKVSTIDGTVITTATYFANLWKMCVTDSTGVANCKDFPSMLALDGYIQACRGLMIAAVSLGFFGSIFALFGMKCTKVGGSDKAKAKIACLAGIVFILSGLCSMTGCSLYANKITTEFFDPLFMEQKYELGAALFIGWAGASLCIIGGVIFCFSISDNNKTPRVAYTYNGPTSVMSSRTKYQGGEGDFKTTGPSKQFDKNAYV; this is encoded by the exons ATGGCTAGCACGGCCTTGGAAATCATCGCCTTCGTAGTCTCCATCTCGGGCTGGGTGCTGGTGTCTTCCACGCTGCCCACCGACTACTGGAAGGTCTCCACCATCGATGGCACGGTCATCACCACCGCCACTTATTTTGCCAACCTATGGAAGATGTGCGTTACCGATTCCACCGGTGTCGCCAACTGCAAGGACTTCCCCTCCATGCTGGCGCTGGATG GTTACATCCAGGCATGCAGAGGACTGATGATCGCTGCGGTCAGCCTGGGATTTTTCGGTTCCATTTTTGCACTCTTTGGGATGAAGTGTACCAAAGTTGGAGGCTCAGATAAAGCCAAAGCTAAGATCGCTTGCTTGGCTGGGATTGTATTCATATTGTCAG GTCTGTGCTCCATGACAGGCTGCTCCCTGTACGCAAACAAAATCACAACAGAATTCTTCGATCCTCTCTTTATGGAGCAAAA GTATGAATTAGGAGCGGCTCTCTTCATTGGCTGGGCAGGAGCCTCTCTCTGCATCATTGGGGGCGTCATATTTTGCTTCTCAATCTccgacaacaacaaaacacccag AGTGGCCTACACATACAATGGACCCACGTCGGTCATGTCTTCTCGGACCAAGTATCAAGGCGGAGAAGGAGATTTTAAAACCACAGGCCCTTCAAAACAGTTTGATAAAAATGCCTATGTCTAA